The Cyclobacterium amurskyense genome contains the following window.
GGAAGGAAGTCCATCTGTTGTTGCCAATATTGAGCAGCTTTTAGACCTTGCTGAGAATCGAGGAACTGGCACTTCTCAAGACTTGAAGGACAATGACATCGTTCAAAAAATTATCGAAACCACTAAGTCTATCTTAAAATAGAATATCAATTAGCATAAAAAAAGGAGGCTTTCAAATATTGAGAGCCTCCTTTTTTTATAACAAAAACCTAACTGACTACAAGCTTTTTAACACTTGTTCATTGGCATCTAAAATCTGATCCAAGTGCGATTGCTCCAAGGCTGTTGACAAGAATAGGCTCTCATATTGTGAAGGCGCAAGATAAATTCCTCTGTCCAACATCCCTCTAAAATATTTACCAAAAACACCTGTATCACAGGTTTGAGCATCCGCAAAATTTATCACCTTTTTATCGGTAAAGAAAAGGGTGTACATGCTTCCTAAGTTATTGATAGTATAGGAAAGCCCCATTTGTTTAAGGCTATCTTTTATCCCACCAACTAAGGTATCTCCGGTCTTAGTCAACTGAGCATACACAGATGGATTTTCATCCAAGTATTTCAGCATAGTAAGACCTGCTGCCATTGCAATAGGATTTCCAGAAAGCGTTCCCGCTTGATAAACAGGCCCTGATGGGGATACATAATCCATGATTCCAGCCTTGCCTCCATAGGCACCTACTGGCATGCCTCCACCAATAATTTTACCCATTGTGGTAAGGTCAGGTTTTACATTAAAAAGCTGTTGAGCTCCTCCGGGAGAAAGCCTGAAACCTGTCATCACCTCATCGAAGATCAACACTATACCTTCCTCATCACAGATTTTTCGTAGTCCTTCCAAAAATCCTGGCTCAGGTAAAACACAACCCATATTTCCAGCTACTGGTTCTAGAATAATGGCTGCAATCTCTTCTTTGTTTGCTGCCACCACCTCTTTAACTTTCTCTAAGTCATTAAAAGGGGCCAAAAGGGTATCCTTAGCGGTTCCTTTAGTAACACCGGGAGAGTTAGGATTCCCCATGGTAATGGCTCCAGATCCCGCTGCTATTAGGAAACTATCACCATGTCCATGATAATTACCTTCAAATTTTATAAATTTCTCTCTACCTGTAAACCCTCTAGCTAGTCGAACGGCAGACATGGTTGCTTCAGTACCGCTA
Protein-coding sequences here:
- the hemL gene encoding glutamate-1-semialdehyde 2,1-aminomutase, which encodes MTTSKSKQLFEKAQKFIPGGVNSPVRAFKAVGGDPLFIAKAEGAYIFDVDGNRYIEAINSWGPMVLGHNHPLVREAVIKAMENGTSFGAPTGLEVEIAELITKMVPSVEKVRMVNSGTEATMSAVRLARGFTGREKFIKFEGNYHGHGDSFLIAAGSGAITMGNPNSPGVTKGTAKDTLLAPFNDLEKVKEVVAANKEEIAAIILEPVAGNMGCVLPEPGFLEGLRKICDEEGIVLIFDEVMTGFRLSPGGAQQLFNVKPDLTTMGKIIGGGMPVGAYGGKAGIMDYVSPSGPVYQAGTLSGNPIAMAAGLTMLKYLDENPSVYAQLTKTGDTLVGGIKDSLKQMGLSYTINNLGSMYTLFFTDKKVINFADAQTCDTGVFGKYFRGMLDRGIYLAPSQYESLFLSTALEQSHLDQILDANEQVLKSL